In the genome of Massilibacillus massiliensis, one region contains:
- a CDS encoding PTS sugar transporter subunit IIA, translating into MDLDLIALDVEALNSESIIKELGQRMLAKNYVKDSYITAVLNRESKLPTGLDLGAFCVAIPHTDSEHVNKSNFAVGILKNPVAFHSMSDPTKELEIGLVFLLAVKDAKAQVGLLGSLMKVFQNVELMKQIKSAKSKDEIGELLNFIKVE; encoded by the coding sequence ATGGATTTAGATTTAATCGCATTAGATGTTGAGGCACTGAATAGTGAAAGCATCATTAAAGAACTAGGACAAAGAATGTTAGCAAAAAATTACGTGAAAGATTCTTATATTACAGCGGTACTCAATCGAGAAAGTAAACTACCGACCGGACTAGATCTGGGAGCGTTTTGTGTAGCGATTCCGCATACGGATTCTGAACACGTGAATAAATCTAATTTTGCTGTAGGTATATTAAAAAATCCAGTAGCTTTTCATTCCATGAGTGATCCAACAAAGGAATTGGAGATTGGATTAGTTTTTTTACTGGCAGTAAAAGATGCAAAAGCGCAAGTTGGTTTATTGGGAAGCTTGATGAAGGTCTTTCAAAATGTGGAACTAATGAAGCAAATAAAAAGCGCAAAAAGCAAAGACGAAATTGGAGAATTATTAAATTTTATTAAAGTCGAATAA
- a CDS encoding L-ribulose-5-phosphate 4-epimerase — protein MLETLKKEVLAANLELPARGLITYTWGNVSGIDREKGLVVIKPSGVEYNAMTIDDLVVVDLEGNRVEGKLNPSSDTATHLALYREFEEVGGIVHTHSSWATIWAQIGKSIPACGTTHADYFYGEIPCTRKLNKEEIQHNYELETGNVIIETFMGRNPIHCPGVVVNDHGPFAWGKSANEAVHNAVVLEEVSRMAYYTELMSPNNVMDKILMNKHFSRKHGKNAYYGQK, from the coding sequence ATGTTAGAAACGTTAAAAAAAGAAGTCTTGGCAGCAAATTTAGAATTGCCAGCTAGAGGATTGATTACGTATACATGGGGCAATGTAAGCGGAATTGATCGGGAAAAAGGGTTGGTTGTCATCAAACCAAGTGGCGTTGAATACAATGCTATGACCATTGACGATCTAGTTGTCGTTGATTTAGAAGGAAATCGTGTGGAAGGGAAACTCAATCCTTCTTCAGATACGGCTACACATCTGGCGTTATATAGAGAATTTGAAGAAGTGGGAGGGATCGTGCATACACATTCCAGCTGGGCTACGATTTGGGCACAGATCGGAAAATCTATTCCTGCTTGTGGTACAACACACGCAGATTATTTTTATGGCGAAATCCCTTGTACAAGAAAATTGAATAAAGAAGAAATTCAACACAATTATGAACTGGAAACAGGCAATGTAATCATTGAAACTTTCATGGGAAGAAATCCAATTCATTGTCCAGGCGTAGTTGTCAATGATCATGGACCATTTGCTTGGGGCAAAAGTGCAAACGAAGCAGTGCATAATGCGGTCGTTTTGGAAGAAGTATCGCGTATGGCTTATTATACAGAATTAATGTCACCGAATAATGTAATGGATAAAATTTTAATGAATAAACATTTTTCAAGAAAACATGGGAAAAATGCATATTACGGACAAAAATAG
- a CDS encoding transketolase, which translates to METDALKKLAQSIRINVIDMLAAAGSGHPGGSLSMIDILTVLYFEKMAIRPDAPKWEDRDRFVLSKGHAAPGLYSVLAERGYFSKAELMNLRKTNAMLQGHPDMKRTPGIDMSTGSLGQGLSVANGMALSAKLDKKAYQVYVIAGDGELQEGQIWEAAMSSAHYHLDNITLFVDHNGLQIDGTNEEVMNVESIGDKFKAFGWHVIEIDGHDFAQIRAAIDLAKNLTCKPTAIIAKTIKGKGVPFMENQVSWHGSAPNQQQKEEAIAALKGSVTK; encoded by the coding sequence ATGGAAACTGATGCATTGAAAAAATTAGCACAATCCATTCGGATCAATGTGATTGATATGCTAGCTGCCGCTGGTTCTGGACATCCGGGCGGGTCATTGTCGATGATCGATATTTTGACTGTCTTATATTTTGAGAAAATGGCGATACGCCCAGATGCACCTAAATGGGAAGACCGCGATCGTTTTGTATTGTCCAAAGGACATGCAGCACCTGGCCTGTATAGTGTGTTAGCGGAACGGGGTTATTTCTCTAAAGCAGAACTCATGAATTTGAGAAAAACAAATGCAATGTTACAAGGGCATCCGGATATGAAACGGACACCGGGAATCGATATGTCAACGGGGTCTTTAGGTCAAGGACTATCTGTAGCGAATGGTATGGCATTATCGGCTAAATTAGATAAAAAGGCATATCAAGTATATGTAATTGCTGGTGACGGAGAGTTACAAGAAGGTCAAATATGGGAAGCAGCAATGAGCAGCGCACATTATCATTTGGATAACATTACGTTATTTGTCGATCATAATGGCTTGCAAATTGATGGTACAAATGAAGAAGTAATGAATGTGGAGTCCATAGGGGATAAGTTTAAAGCCTTTGGCTGGCATGTAATCGAAATTGACGGACATGATTTTGCGCAAATAAGAGCGGCGATTGATTTAGCCAAGAATTTGACATGTAAACCAACCGCAATTATTGCTAAAACCATAAAAGGAAAAGGTGTTCCTTTTATGGAAAATCAGGTGAGCTGGCATGGCTCTGCACCGAACCAACAGCAGAAAGAAGAAGCGATTGCCGCGTTGAAAGGGAGTGTTACAAAATGA
- a CDS encoding methyl-accepting chemotaxis protein has protein sequence MKITVGKKITGGFLIVVVLVAMMSLFTYFKIGNINDSYEDLIAVELQKIELTQGISLAVANEAVAMRRFNFTGDLSDIDLFNTYRKKADEGIAELEKTTKDEKGKKIIANIKILKAEYEGIAEKSIAAKKINDIAMVGQYMQEAGTPYKATMESAEQFLQVVKETIQKEQKVQSDKADQMQSMLLGINLVVLIFALVLGTWISKSIAGPIRRLTVSANTLADGNLQEDDLVVNSADEIGELASAFNQMKDNLQTIIRKVMITTEQVAASSEELTASAEQSALATNQVAESISEVAQGAEKQASTVNVTTEIVEEMSNNIQQVATNADAASSMANKTSEAAAEGEKAVEAAMDQMQSIEHTVVNSAEVVTKLGQRSSEIGQIVETISGIAGQTNLLALNAAIEAARAGEQGKGFAVVAEEVRKLAEQSQEAAHKIATLISEIQSETDSAVSAMQKGTQEVSYGSEVVNHAGRAFKDIVSLVDDVSAQLEESKEAIQKMVFGSKKIVSAVRDIEQISQNAAAETENVSAATQQQSASMEEIASSSQALAKMAEELQNVVQRFKI, from the coding sequence ATGAAAATTACAGTAGGAAAAAAGATTACAGGAGGCTTTTTAATTGTTGTAGTACTTGTTGCAATGATGAGCCTGTTTACGTATTTTAAAATAGGAAATATCAATGATTCTTATGAAGATCTTATTGCGGTAGAGCTGCAAAAGATTGAATTGACGCAAGGGATTTCTCTGGCTGTTGCAAATGAGGCAGTTGCTATGCGTCGATTTAATTTTACAGGAGATCTTTCTGATATAGATTTGTTTAATACATATCGTAAAAAAGCGGATGAAGGAATTGCTGAACTAGAGAAAACCACAAAGGATGAAAAAGGTAAAAAAATTATCGCAAATATTAAGATTTTGAAGGCAGAATATGAGGGGATCGCCGAAAAATCTATTGCGGCGAAAAAAATAAATGATATTGCTATGGTAGGACAATATATGCAGGAAGCCGGAACTCCGTACAAAGCAACTATGGAGTCTGCAGAACAATTTTTGCAAGTTGTCAAAGAAACGATTCAAAAAGAACAAAAAGTTCAGTCAGATAAGGCTGATCAGATGCAATCTATGCTGCTGGGCATCAATCTTGTTGTGTTGATTTTTGCCTTAGTACTTGGTACTTGGATTAGTAAATCAATTGCAGGACCAATTCGCAGACTAACGGTGTCAGCGAATACCTTGGCGGATGGCAATTTACAAGAGGATGACCTTGTAGTGAATTCAGCCGATGAGATCGGTGAATTGGCAAGTGCTTTTAATCAGATGAAAGATAATCTGCAAACGATAATTCGTAAGGTTATGATTACGACAGAGCAGGTCGCTGCATCTTCCGAAGAATTGACGGCTAGCGCAGAACAATCTGCACTAGCGACAAATCAGGTAGCTGAGTCTATTTCTGAGGTTGCGCAAGGTGCTGAAAAACAGGCATCTACAGTGAATGTGACAACGGAAATTGTTGAAGAAATGTCAAATAATATTCAACAAGTCGCAACGAATGCTGATGCTGCTTCGAGTATGGCTAACAAGACTTCAGAGGCTGCTGCAGAGGGAGAAAAAGCTGTTGAAGCGGCGATGGATCAGATGCAGAGTATTGAGCATACTGTGGTTAATTCAGCCGAGGTTGTTACAAAATTAGGACAGCGTTCATCAGAAATCGGGCAAATTGTTGAGACGATCTCTGGAATCGCAGGGCAGACCAATCTATTAGCGTTAAATGCTGCGATTGAAGCAGCACGGGCAGGTGAACAGGGAAAAGGCTTTGCTGTAGTTGCAGAAGAAGTTAGAAAATTAGCAGAGCAATCACAAGAAGCAGCGCATAAAATCGCTACACTTATATCAGAAATACAATCGGAGACAGACAGTGCTGTGAGTGCAATGCAAAAAGGGACACAAGAAGTGAGTTATGGCAGTGAAGTCGTGAATCATGCAGGTCGTGCCTTCAAAGATATTGTATCTTTGGTTGATGATGTTTCCGCACAACTTGAAGAAAGTAAAGAAGCGATTCAAAAAATGGTATTTGGCAGTAAAAAGATTGTTTCTGCGGTACGTGATATTGAGCAAATCAGTCAAAATGCTGCTGCCGAAACCGAAAATGTTTCAGCTGCGACACAGCAGCAATCTGCTTCGATGGAAGAAATCGCATCTTCTAGCCAAGCACTGGCAAAAATGGCAGAGGAATTGCAAAATGTCGTTCAAAGATTTAAAATTTAG
- a CDS encoding PTS sugar transporter subunit IIB, producing MIQVNVLSVCGSGTVTSSMVAGKLKETLEKQGIKVSTTEARPTEALNLAQSGRFDFITYTSPLQSGDYGIPTINAFACLTGMGEDEFFEEVLKVVRELKK from the coding sequence ATGATTCAGGTTAATGTTTTATCGGTATGTGGTTCTGGAACTGTAACATCATCTATGGTAGCAGGCAAATTAAAAGAAACTTTAGAGAAACAAGGAATCAAAGTTTCCACGACGGAAGCAAGACCAACAGAAGCGTTAAATTTAGCACAATCCGGACGTTTTGACTTTATCACGTATACGAGTCCACTACAGTCAGGTGATTATGGAATTCCAACGATTAATGCTTTTGCTTGCTTAACTGGCATGGGAGAAGATGAATTCTTTGAGGAAGTGCTTAAAGTGGTTCGTGAACTGAAAAAGTAA
- a CDS encoding PTS galactitol transporter subunit IIC, whose amino-acid sequence MLEFMKSIIDSFGSAIIVPFIIFIIAKVFKVTTKKSFLSAIYAGVALQGFVLILNSFTPIITPVINQMVQSTGVQLPVFDVGWQATSLVAFSTSAGMIYLGLGIALQTILFLVKWTDVFQPSDLWNNYSYMVWGAMVIGVTGSFALGIACMVLLNLYSLLISELVAKRWSTYYKYPNCTIIAMHNVEPSIFAVIADPIYNALGLNKIKLNPAELEKKFGFLGEPMTLGLFLGMFIGILGNVNRIDTLAAWGEIMKVGISTSAVMAIFPKVASMFAQAFAPITEAARKMMQKAGNREWYIAVNDAVGYGEPATLMSGLILIPIMLVVAILLPGNQVLPVVDLLAIPYMVQGLVAVHNGNIAKILFSGTIWFALGLYICTLTAPLFTDMALAIGVAIPAGAMLITSFNILGKPLMGLVFFAFLTASPVLIGITVVVYAVLWVLYKKNKSKVSDYLDQQALKNVADEPQNQVSA is encoded by the coding sequence ATGTTGGAATTTATGAAGTCTATTATTGATTCATTTGGTTCGGCGATTATTGTGCCATTTATTATCTTTATTATCGCTAAAGTATTTAAAGTTACCACAAAAAAATCTTTTCTTTCGGCAATCTATGCTGGGGTAGCACTGCAGGGCTTTGTATTGATTCTAAATTCGTTTACTCCTATTATTACACCGGTTATTAATCAAATGGTGCAAAGTACAGGAGTACAGTTACCAGTATTTGATGTTGGCTGGCAGGCGACATCTTTAGTAGCTTTTTCTACAAGTGCTGGGATGATTTATCTAGGATTAGGTATTGCTTTACAGACGATCTTATTTTTAGTTAAGTGGACAGATGTTTTTCAGCCATCAGATTTATGGAACAATTACTCCTATATGGTTTGGGGTGCTATGGTAATTGGGGTGACAGGAAGTTTCGCATTAGGGATTGCCTGCATGGTTTTACTCAATTTATATAGTTTGCTAATTTCAGAATTGGTAGCAAAAAGATGGTCTACCTATTATAAGTATCCAAACTGTACAATTATTGCAATGCATAATGTTGAACCATCCATTTTTGCAGTGATTGCTGATCCAATTTATAATGCATTAGGATTAAATAAAATTAAATTAAATCCAGCTGAATTAGAGAAAAAATTTGGCTTTCTTGGTGAACCGATGACATTGGGGCTTTTCCTTGGGATGTTTATTGGTATTTTAGGTAATGTAAATAGAATTGATACATTGGCTGCTTGGGGCGAAATCATGAAGGTAGGTATATCTACCAGTGCTGTTATGGCTATTTTCCCTAAAGTTGCAAGTATGTTTGCGCAAGCATTTGCACCAATTACTGAAGCTGCAAGAAAAATGATGCAAAAAGCAGGGAACAGAGAATGGTATATTGCGGTAAACGATGCAGTGGGATATGGTGAACCAGCGACATTGATGTCAGGTTTAATTTTGATTCCAATTATGCTCGTTGTAGCGATTCTATTGCCGGGTAACCAAGTTTTACCGGTTGTTGACTTGTTGGCGATTCCTTATATGGTGCAAGGACTTGTTGCGGTTCATAATGGGAATATTGCGAAAATTCTTTTTTCCGGAACAATTTGGTTTGCACTAGGCTTGTATATTTGTACGTTAACTGCTCCTTTATTTACTGATATGGCATTGGCAATTGGTGTTGCGATTCCAGCCGGTGCAATGTTAATTACAAGCTTTAATATCTTAGGAAAACCTTTGATGGGATTAGTATTCTTTGCGTTTTTAACAGCAAGCCCAGTTCTTATTGGAATTACAGTAGTTGTTTATGCTGTGCTATGGGTTTTATACAAAAAGAACAAATCCAAGGTTTCCGATTATTTGGATCAACAAGCATTAAAGAATGTTGCGGATGAACCACAAAATCAAGTGAGTGCTTAA
- a CDS encoding transketolase family protein, producing MSKATRDAYGETLAELSKNPQVVVLDADLAKATKTIAFKKVCPERFFDMGISEQDMLGTAAGFATCGKIPFASTFAIFAAGRAFEQVRNSIAYPNLNVKIAATHAGLTVGEDGGSHQAIEDISLMRSIPNMVVLNPADEVEAKQAILAAVAHYGPMYIRLGRAATPKIYDENYKFEIGKGDVLREGSDVAIIATGIMVAKALEAAERLQEENIAATVINMHTIKPIDRELIVKTAKLTGKIVTAEEHSVIGGLGSAVCEVLSQEYPTKVAMVGIKDQFGTSGKPDELLKQYGLTTNDIIDAVKTIK from the coding sequence ATGAGTAAAGCGACAAGAGATGCATATGGTGAAACTTTAGCTGAACTTAGTAAAAACCCTCAGGTGGTAGTGCTCGATGCTGATTTGGCAAAGGCCACAAAAACGATTGCATTTAAAAAAGTATGTCCGGAAAGATTTTTTGATATGGGAATTTCAGAGCAGGACATGCTGGGAACAGCGGCTGGATTTGCAACTTGCGGCAAAATACCTTTTGCTAGTACTTTTGCGATTTTCGCAGCAGGCAGAGCCTTTGAACAAGTTCGTAATTCAATTGCTTATCCGAATTTAAACGTAAAAATTGCTGCAACACATGCGGGGCTCACAGTTGGTGAAGATGGCGGAAGTCATCAGGCGATTGAAGATATTTCTTTAATGAGAAGCATTCCGAATATGGTTGTTTTAAATCCAGCCGATGAAGTTGAGGCAAAACAAGCAATTTTAGCAGCAGTTGCACATTATGGTCCTATGTATATCCGCTTAGGCAGAGCGGCAACTCCGAAAATTTATGATGAAAATTATAAATTTGAGATCGGAAAAGGAGATGTACTGCGTGAGGGCAGTGACGTAGCCATTATAGCAACTGGAATTATGGTAGCAAAAGCTTTAGAAGCCGCAGAGCGGTTACAAGAAGAAAATATAGCGGCAACCGTTATTAATATGCATACCATTAAACCAATAGACAGAGAATTAATTGTAAAAACTGCAAAATTGACAGGGAAGATTGTAACAGCTGAGGAACATAGTGTGATCGGTGGCTTAGGTTCTGCGGTATGTGAAGTGTTGTCACAAGAATATCCAACCAAAGTGGCAATGGTCGGAATCAAGGATCAATTCGGAACTTCAGGGAAACCGGATGAGTTGTTGAAACAGTACGGCTTAACAACAAATGATATCATTGATGCAGTAAAAACGATAAAATAA
- a CDS encoding galactitol-1-phosphate 5-dehydrogenase: MMSNKMKASVLHGIADVKCEMVDIPEIAVDEALIKVKYAGICGSDLPRSMVSGLSGNAAYPLILGHEFSGQIVKTGEEVTAFQVGDKVAVAPLVPCGHCEYCKSGDFGLCGDYEIIGTRVNGAFAEFVKVKSEHLLKLPEGLDYETAAGIEPATIAYHGVAKAEIKVGDQVVVLGCGPIGQFAVQWAKIFGAAKVIAVDIFNDKLELAKKLGATDSVNAKEVDAVAAIKEMTHGGADVVIETAGSRFTQEQSLTIARKKGTIVFVGISHTELPLSANAAESILRGELTIKGSWNSYTQPYPGRAWTATLDFMHKGEIAFKPMISHIISLEELGDYLKKMAKREIEFNKVLVKID, from the coding sequence ATGATGTCAAACAAAATGAAAGCTTCAGTATTACATGGAATTGCTGATGTTAAATGTGAAATGGTAGATATACCGGAAATTGCTGTCGATGAGGCATTGATTAAGGTTAAATATGCAGGAATTTGCGGATCTGATTTACCGCGTTCTATGGTGAGTGGTCTAAGTGGGAATGCAGCATATCCTTTAATCTTAGGTCATGAATTTTCAGGACAAATTGTAAAAACTGGTGAAGAAGTTACCGCTTTCCAAGTTGGTGACAAAGTAGCGGTTGCACCACTTGTTCCATGCGGACATTGTGAATATTGTAAATCCGGGGATTTTGGCTTATGTGGGGATTATGAAATTATTGGAACTAGAGTAAATGGAGCATTTGCTGAGTTTGTTAAAGTAAAATCTGAGCATCTGCTTAAATTACCTGAAGGACTTGATTATGAGACTGCAGCGGGTATTGAACCAGCGACAATTGCTTATCACGGGGTTGCTAAGGCTGAAATTAAAGTCGGTGATCAAGTCGTTGTCTTAGGATGCGGTCCGATTGGACAATTTGCCGTGCAATGGGCAAAAATCTTTGGTGCAGCAAAAGTAATCGCTGTGGATATTTTTAATGACAAGTTGGAACTTGCGAAAAAATTGGGTGCAACAGATAGTGTAAATGCAAAAGAAGTAGATGCTGTAGCTGCAATCAAAGAGATGACGCATGGTGGTGCTGATGTCGTGATTGAAACTGCTGGCAGTAGATTTACGCAAGAGCAGTCTTTGACGATTGCTAGGAAAAAGGGCACGATTGTTTTTGTTGGAATTTCTCATACAGAATTACCTTTAAGTGCGAATGCTGCAGAAAGTATTTTGCGTGGAGAATTGACGATTAAGGGATCTTGGAATTCTTATACGCAGCCTTATCCAGGCAGAGCTTGGACGGCGACTTTAGACTTTATGCATAAAGGTGAGATTGCTTTTAAACCGATGATTTCGCATATCATTTCCCTTGAAGAATTGGGTGATTATTTGAAGAAGATGGCGAAACGTGAAATTGAATTTAATAAAGTTTTAGTAAAGATTGACTAA
- the dapA gene encoding 4-hydroxy-tetrahydrodipicolinate synthase, with protein MEIKGIITAMVTPFDQNQNLNLTATKQLVNTLIDKGINGLFILGSNGEFHVLNEEEKLKFAETVIKTANKRVPVFVGTGGNSTSQVITLSKKMETLGADALSVITPYFIVPSQAELLRHYQAIADAVSIPIVMYNIPKNTGINLEPETVTELARVKNIIAIKDSSGKLENMKKYIELTKNQAFSVITGSDSLILPAFKLGATAAIAATSNLITELDISIYKNFKAGNIEAAEKSQQSIEKLRHVLHMGTVPSVIKKAISLTGIPVGDARLPSIAPTEEIVKEIKTMLDFYKIKYR; from the coding sequence ATGGAAATCAAAGGAATCATCACAGCGATGGTCACACCATTTGACCAAAATCAAAATTTAAATTTAACAGCAACAAAACAACTCGTGAACACACTGATAGATAAAGGTATAAATGGTCTGTTCATACTCGGCTCTAACGGTGAGTTTCACGTACTTAATGAAGAAGAAAAACTTAAATTCGCCGAAACGGTCATAAAAACAGCCAACAAACGTGTACCTGTTTTTGTTGGAACAGGAGGAAACAGCACCAGCCAAGTCATCACCTTATCAAAAAAAATGGAGACACTGGGCGCCGATGCCTTATCTGTCATAACACCCTATTTTATCGTACCGTCTCAAGCCGAACTTCTTCGACATTATCAAGCAATCGCAGACGCAGTATCTATCCCCATTGTAATGTATAATATTCCTAAAAATACTGGCATAAATCTCGAGCCAGAAACAGTTACAGAACTAGCTAGAGTTAAAAATATTATTGCCATAAAAGATAGCAGTGGAAAACTCGAAAATATGAAAAAATATATAGAACTTACAAAGAATCAAGCTTTTTCCGTAATCACTGGTTCCGATTCGCTTATTCTCCCCGCTTTCAAACTCGGCGCGACTGCCGCGATTGCTGCTACTTCTAATTTAATTACAGAGCTGGATATTTCAATCTATAAAAACTTTAAAGCTGGTAATATCGAGGCCGCAGAGAAAAGTCAACAATCCATTGAAAAATTACGCCATGTACTGCATATGGGAACCGTGCCTTCCGTCATAAAAAAAGCAATTTCACTCACAGGCATTCCTGTAGGTGATGCAAGACTACCGTCCATTGCACCTACAGAGGAGATCGTGAAAGAGATTAAAACAATGCTAGATTTTTACAAAATTAAATATAGATAA
- a CDS encoding phosphoglycerate dehydrogenase — translation MKKILITPRSFSRYGNQSVQYIQSKGYEVIINQTGAPYSYEEFCKLASDVEGIILGVDLVDKPMLQKAKNLRAISRFGVGIDNIDVETANQLGIKIARAVGSNSTSVAELTVGFLFMLARNLIDNVNAVKTGLWEKNSGNELCGKTIGLIGLGAIGRKVAAITQGLGMETIGYDPFVDKDEVKQQSNIDVLDFNDVLRKSDYISLHLPLNTNTEGIMNKASFALMKNSAYLINTARGGLINEDDLYDALADYKIAGAAADVLATEPPDKNAKLLTLKNFFLSPHIASLTLAAEKNTIDLATKNLLQMLENELI, via the coding sequence ATGAAAAAAATCCTTATAACACCAAGATCTTTTTCTCGGTATGGAAATCAGTCCGTTCAATACATACAGTCAAAAGGATATGAGGTGATCATAAATCAAACAGGCGCCCCCTATTCTTATGAAGAATTTTGCAAACTTGCCTCTGATGTGGAAGGTATTATTCTCGGCGTTGATCTTGTCGATAAGCCAATGCTACAAAAAGCAAAAAATCTGCGAGCCATATCACGATTTGGTGTCGGTATCGATAATATCGATGTAGAAACTGCCAATCAGTTGGGAATTAAAATTGCAAGAGCGGTTGGCTCTAACAGTACTTCCGTTGCAGAATTAACCGTCGGCTTTCTTTTTATGCTGGCTCGCAACCTCATTGACAACGTCAATGCTGTCAAAACTGGTCTGTGGGAAAAAAACTCCGGCAATGAACTTTGCGGTAAAACAATCGGACTGATTGGGCTCGGTGCAATCGGTCGCAAAGTTGCCGCTATAACACAAGGGCTGGGTATGGAAACGATCGGCTATGATCCTTTTGTTGATAAGGACGAAGTAAAACAACAATCTAACATTGATGTTTTGGACTTTAACGATGTCTTAAGAAAAAGCGACTATATTTCTTTGCACCTGCCGCTAAATACCAATACCGAAGGCATTATGAACAAAGCCTCTTTTGCGTTGATGAAAAATTCTGCTTATTTGATCAATACGGCACGCGGCGGTCTTATCAATGAAGATGATTTATACGATGCGCTTGCAGATTACAAAATCGCCGGCGCAGCCGCAGATGTCTTAGCCACCGAACCACCCGATAAAAACGCAAAACTTTTGACGCTAAAGAATTTTTTTCTTTCACCCCATATTGCTTCTTTAACTTTGGCGGCTGAAAAAAATACAATTGATTTAGCCACGAAAAATTTATTGCAAATGTTAGAAAATGAATTGATATAA
- a CDS encoding PTS system mannose/fructose/sorbose family transporter subunit IID gives MEQQIETTQNSQPEKITKRDVTLAWIRWFAYSEVSNNYERLQALAFCGAMTGILEKLYKKKEDLSAALSRHLGMFNTQANWGSIIPGITIALEEKAAANEAEDDDEEDSDAVSGEAIVGIKTGLMGPLAGIGDTLDYGTLRPILMGIFIPFALNGSIIAALMPLIIQTTTTAIIGYTLFHQGYSTGKKSIIDILQSGKIQQVITSASVLGMFMMGALSASYVKLSTPLMIHTAVEPLKLQALIDSLAPKLLPLLAVMGVYIFLLKVGPKYVRIVGFLIVFSLVGAAIGLF, from the coding sequence ATGGAACAGCAAATTGAAACCACACAAAATTCACAACCTGAAAAAATTACAAAGCGCGACGTCACTTTAGCATGGATTCGTTGGTTTGCTTATTCTGAAGTATCTAATAACTACGAGCGTTTACAGGCACTAGCTTTTTGCGGCGCGATGACAGGAATATTAGAAAAACTTTATAAAAAGAAAGAAGATTTATCAGCGGCTCTATCGCGGCATCTAGGCATGTTCAATACACAAGCGAACTGGGGCTCCATTATTCCAGGCATCACGATTGCCCTTGAAGAAAAAGCGGCAGCGAATGAAGCGGAAGATGACGATGAGGAAGATAGTGATGCAGTCTCCGGGGAAGCGATTGTTGGTATTAAAACCGGTCTTATGGGACCGCTTGCCGGTATAGGCGACACGCTTGATTATGGAACACTGCGGCCAATCCTCATGGGAATCTTTATTCCCTTCGCCTTAAATGGATCTATCATTGCCGCACTCATGCCACTCATCATTCAAACGACAACAACCGCAATCATTGGCTACACATTATTTCATCAAGGCTATTCCACAGGGAAAAAATCAATTATCGATATCTTACAATCCGGAAAAATTCAGCAAGTCATTACCAGCGCCAGTGTTTTAGGTATGTTCATGATGGGTGCATTGTCCGCCTCTTATGTCAAACTTTCAACCCCACTCATGATTCACACAGCAGTAGAACCGCTGAAATTACAGGCTCTCATTGATTCTTTAGCACCTAAGCTGCTGCCGCTGCTTGCCGTTATGGGCGTGTATATTTTCTTATTAAAAGTTGGGCCAAAATATGTTCGTATCGTAGGATTCTTAATCGTATTTAGCCTAGTTGGTGCTGCGATTGGCCTTTTTTAA